CGGTTGCCGACCTCGGCCGACTTGCGCGTGATATAGCCTTCAGACGGCGATCGGATTTCGGTATACTGCAGGTTCAGGCGAGCCTCATCCAGCTCCGCCTGCCGCTTCAGCACGAGCGGGTGCATTCCCTCGACCGAGCCGAGTGCGGCCCGCGCCCGCTGCAGCTCCTCCTGCGCGGCCCTGACGGCCGCCTCCGAGACTCTTTTGCTGGTTGTCGCTTTATCGTGCGCCTCTTTCGATGCGATCCCGCTTCTGGCCAGCTCCTCAGCCCGCCGCAAATCGACCTCAGCCTGGTTCAGCGTCGCCCTCGCGTGGGCAAGCCGCGCCTCGGCCACCTGCACGGCGGCCTGCATCTGCGCGACCTCGTTCCTCGCAAGCTCGAGAGCGGCCTCCGAGTCGCGAACGGCGGCCTCAAAAGTGGCAGGATCGAGCCGTACCAGCAACTGATCCTTCACCACCGATTCATTGTCGGTCACCAGAACTTCCGAAATCGTGCCGGGTACCCGCGAGCTGATCGAGTGGATGTGTCCGTGGACGTAAGCGTCGTCGGTCCGCACGTAGATCTGGGCCCTCCGCCAAAAGAAGAACGCGACAGCGACCGCGCATACGACAAGCACGAGCAGGGTGGTAACCGCTATTTTCCTTCGGCTCGGCGGCTGCGCCGGCTGGCCGGATTTTTTCTCCTCACTCTCCCGATTCATGATCTTTCCTCTAAAGTGCGATAGGGAAAGCCCCGGCTGCATTCCACAGCCGCCGGGCTTCCCCCCCTAAAAAAATCTTACCATGAAACCGGAGAAGCTTTCAACAGCGAAGGGGACTGACTCCCTTTACGGAATTCATGTCTTTTTGAATTCTGTCCCCGAAGCTAACCGAAAATACACCGCCGATTGAGCGAAGCGAAATCCCGCTCGCCCCGCGGGATCCCCGAAGCTAACAACCACCTGTTTCTCCACGGATTTTCTCGGATTAACTCGGATTACTTCAACCGCCGATGGACGCTGATAAACGCCGAAAATACACCGCCGGTTGAGCGAAGCAAAGGATCTCTCTTCCGCTGAGCGGAGAGCGAAGTCACGCGTCTCGCGTGATCATTCGTGCGCAGGTCGAAGGCAGAATCCGTTCTCCTGCCTTCTTGTAACCGCCGATGGACGCTGACGTGGCAGCGGGGCATGCTGTGACCGAAACAAGTGGCAAAACTTCCCATGCGTGACGGAAGAAAAGGAGACATGAACCTTATGTCGGATTTTCGTGTCCTCGCTTTTCCATACGAGGATTTAAATATTCTGTGAGCGTTGCGCTCAATGATCGATTGCCGCTTGGTGAAATAATTCTTGACTAAATTTCCCATTTAATAGTATATTGGCGATATTCAGACAGCTTAATCTATATTCGGGAGGAAGCCATGGCAGGTTATGACATTAAAGAAATCCCCCTTGCCAACTTGCTACTGGATGTTGAAAACCCACGCCATGATCTTGTCGAAAGCCAAAAAGGAGCAATTCAGGCTATGCTTGATGACCAGCAAGATAAGCTGCTTCATTTAGCAGAAGATATCATTGAAGCCGGTCCAAATCCTTCTGAGGCACTACTCGTTATTCCTCATCTAGGCAATGCTAATTTGTATGTTGTGCTGGAGGGAAATCGTCGTATAACAGCTTTGAAAATCTTGGAAACGCCTGCAATTCTGGATGGGGATACTCCCCGACAACTGCGAGAAAAATTTCGAAAGCTAAGCCTTTTATACAAACGAAACCCTGTGGATCGAATTCCATGTGCGATTATGCAGAATAGAAAAGCCGCGGATAGATGGATAAGGCTCAAACATACAGGCGAAAATCAGGGAAGAGGTGTTGTCGCATGGGGCGCAAAGGAAGTTGCTCGATTCAATGAAAGGCTTGGCAAAAAATCACCCGCTCTTCAGGTTGTTGATTTTGTCAAAGATAAAATTGAAGCAAAAAGCGATTTACGTAAAAGGATTGAAGAAGTCTCTGTCACCAACCTTATGCGCTTACTGAAGGATCCATACGTCAGGGAATTTCTTGGAATTGAGATTGCTGGAGGCGAAGTCAAATCCGATCTGCTGCCTGAAGAAACATTAAAAGGTCTGAAAAAGATTGTTATCGATTTAGCCGACAATCGAATTAACGTAAACGATATTAGATCAAAAACAGACAGGGTGGATTACATTGAGACGTTTCGAAAAGGAGATGTTCCCGATCGTTCAAAACAATCTGCGGCTCAGTGGGGCTTGGAATCCGCAAAAGAAAATGTTTTCGATGTGAAGAAGGAAACAACGGGAAAAAGAAGTAAACCCGTATATACAAAGCGAAAGACTCTAATACCATCAAGTTTTATAATAAAGATTGATCACCCTAGAATCAACAGCATATATAGAGAATTGAAGAAACTGGATTTAGATGTATATCCAAATGCCGGCGCAATAGCGTTCCGGGTCTTCTTTGAGTTGAGCATTGATCATCATATCGAGAAAAATAATCTTCCCATTCATGAAAATTCAACATTAAGTAAGAAGGCGGAGGCGGTGATGACCGATTTAAAGAAGAAGAAGCTTCTCCAAGAGAATCAACTGAAGCCCATTCATGTTGCTATCTCGAGTCCTCACTCGCTTCTCTCAATTGACACTATGCACGCATATGTCCATAATAAACATCTTCTTCCTAAGCCTAGAGAACTGAAGCAAGCTTGGGACGAAATGCAGGAATTCGTGGAGAATTTATGGGCATAAGATGATGAGATACTACACGCCGTTGCGATATCCTGGCGGAAAAGGAAAACTGGCCGATTTCATTAAGTTGATAATCCGGGGAAATGGACTGCTTGATAGACATTATGCAGAACCATACGCCGGCGGAGCAGCGGTGGCGTTAAGTTTACTTTTTGATGAATATGTCTCCGAAATACATATCAATGATATCGATGAAACACTACATGCTTTTTGGCATTCCGTGTTGTACGAAACACGGGATTTGTGCACCTTGATAAGTAAAACTCCAGTGACTCTCAAAGAATGGCATTGTCAAAAAAATGTTCAAGAGAATCCTAAAGGACATTCGAAATTGGAGATAGGTTTCTCGACATTCTTCCTCAATCGCACAAATCGCTCAGGAATAATTACGGGCGGTGTCATTGGAGGAAAAAAACAGGAAGGAAAATGGAAAATTGGAGCGCGATACAATAAGAGTCAGCTGATACATCGAGTACAAAAAATAGGAAAATACAAGGATAGAATTCACTTATACAATTTAGATGCTTTCATGTTTATTACATCTGTTCTTGAGCACCTTGACCAAAGGATGCTGGTTTATTTAGATCCTCCTTATCTAAAGAAGGGAAGAAGGCTTTATCGGAATAATTATCAATACAATGATCATGTAAAGATCTCTGACTTGATTCGAGCACGACTTAAACAAAACTGGGTAATCTCATACGATTATTCTTCCGAGATATCTGCGCTCTATCATGATTATAATCAACTTATATATCAAATCCCCTACAGCGCAGGGAA
This DNA window, taken from Candidatus Abyssobacteria bacterium SURF_5, encodes the following:
- a CDS encoding HlyD family secretion protein, with translation MQPGLSLSHFRGKIMNRESEEKKSGQPAQPPSRRKIAVTTLLVLVVCAVAVAFFFWRRAQIYVRTDDAYVHGHIHSISSRVPGTISEVLVTDNESVVKDQLLVRLDPATFEAAVRDSEAALELARNEVAQMQAAVQVAEARLAHARATLNQAEVDLRRAEELARSGIASKEAHDKATTSKRVSEAAVRAAQEELQRARAALGSVEGMHPLVLKRQAELDEARLNLQYTEIRSPSEGYITRKSAEVGNRIQPGQPLMSVVPLDDIWIVANYKETQLERIKVGQPVEIEVDTYPGVKIKGRVESIMAGTGAVFSLFPPENATGNFVKVVQRVPVKIVLEDYPNPHVLRVGMSVVPTVDTTKD
- a CDS encoding DNA adenine methylase, producing the protein MRYYTPLRYPGGKGKLADFIKLIIRGNGLLDRHYAEPYAGGAAVALSLLFDEYVSEIHINDIDETLHAFWHSVLYETRDLCTLISKTPVTLKEWHCQKNVQENPKGHSKLEIGFSTFFLNRTNRSGIITGGVIGGKKQEGKWKIGARYNKSQLIHRVQKIGKYKDRIHLYNLDAFMFITSVLEHLDQRMLVYLDPPYLKKGRRLYRNNYQYNDHVKISDLIRARLKQNWVISYDYSSEISALYHDYNQLIYQIPYSAGKRYRGSEVVIYSKTLTIPACIDPLEVNRKSRNSNELGKIQIQLPVPKVGGRCLDTKGRSRD